Proteins encoded in a region of the Acidimicrobiales bacterium genome:
- a CDS encoding VIT1/CCC1 transporter family protein, which produces MSALSTVSAFLTGRDPRRLTRHRNVQAGGARAAVLGAGDGLLTNVSLVLGVAGASPGASTVRLAGVAGLLAGAFSMAAGELVSVRAQHELTQRELQIERQELADEPEAERRELAGMFRARGLSQTDADTVSRILSANDAVAFDTHARMELGIDPNAAGTAERAAVLSFISFSIGALLPLFPWFFASGTAAVTSSVVIGATAALALGAMIGALAGRSIPQSALRQLVVAIVAAGITFGVGNLLGVSTT; this is translated from the coding sequence ATGTCTGCCCTCAGCACCGTCTCTGCTTTCTTGACGGGCCGGGACCCACGACGGCTGACCCGCCATCGCAACGTCCAGGCGGGTGGCGCGAGGGCCGCCGTTCTCGGTGCGGGCGACGGGTTACTGACCAACGTTTCACTCGTGCTCGGTGTCGCGGGCGCGTCCCCGGGTGCTTCCACCGTGCGGCTAGCGGGAGTCGCCGGGCTTCTCGCCGGCGCCTTCTCGATGGCCGCCGGGGAACTGGTGTCTGTCCGCGCTCAGCATGAGCTCACACAGCGGGAGCTGCAGATCGAGCGCCAGGAGCTGGCGGACGAGCCTGAAGCGGAGAGGCGCGAGCTTGCCGGCATGTTCCGCGCCAGGGGGCTTTCGCAAACAGATGCGGACACCGTTTCCCGGATTCTGTCGGCCAACGACGCCGTCGCGTTCGACACCCACGCGCGGATGGAGCTGGGCATCGATCCGAACGCGGCGGGGACCGCCGAACGAGCAGCGGTTCTGTCGTTTATCTCTTTCTCGATCGGGGCGCTGCTGCCACTGTTTCCCTGGTTCTTCGCCAGCGGCACCGCCGCGGTGACATCATCGGTTGTCATCGGCGCCACTGCCGCTCTCGCCCTGGGGGCGATGATCGGCGCGCTGGCTGGGCGAAGTATCCCCCAGTCCGCACTTCGCCAGCTCGTCGTCGCGATCGTCGCTGCGGGGATCACCTTCGGAGTCGGGAACCTCCTCGGGGTCTCAACCACGTGA
- a CDS encoding VWA domain-containing protein, producing MTSANVSVEERYAVFPFYLCLDVSASMSGAPIDSVNKELPILRSSVGEDPAIAEVIRFGIITFSDVAHTVLPLCDLSLVEAIPEVSAQGRTSYAAAFDHLLQQIESDYQTSRAGGDKWYRPAVVFISDGRPTDDPERWRAALARLTDPSWKRHPNILAFGFGDADPAILTEVAGTKPNRAFIADEGSPPSRVVPELISGLIQSIVSSSASVYTGSAQLVVPELPSMNAIPVDPLD from the coding sequence ATGACTTCCGCCAACGTCAGCGTCGAGGAGCGGTACGCCGTCTTTCCGTTCTACCTGTGCCTCGACGTCTCCGCATCGATGTCCGGAGCCCCGATCGACAGCGTCAACAAGGAGCTCCCGATTCTCCGGTCCAGCGTGGGGGAGGACCCCGCGATCGCGGAGGTCATCCGGTTCGGGATCATCACCTTCAGCGACGTCGCCCACACCGTCCTCCCGTTGTGCGATCTGAGCTTGGTGGAGGCGATCCCGGAAGTGTCAGCTCAGGGGCGAACGTCCTACGCGGCGGCCTTCGATCACCTGCTTCAGCAGATCGAGTCGGACTACCAAACGAGCCGTGCGGGAGGTGACAAGTGGTACCGGCCCGCGGTCGTGTTCATCTCGGACGGAAGGCCGACCGACGACCCGGAGCGGTGGAGAGCCGCGCTCGCCCGGCTCACCGACCCGTCCTGGAAACGCCACCCGAACATCCTTGCGTTCGGCTTCGGGGACGCCGACCCGGCGATCCTCACAGAAGTTGCCGGAACGAAGCCCAACCGGGCGTTCATTGCCGACGAAGGCTCGCCGCCGAGCCGTGTGGTTCCGGAGCTCATATCTGGTCTCATCCAGTCGATCGTCAGCTCCTCGGCGAGCGTTTACACCGGGTCGGCACAGCTCGTCGTCCCCGAGTTGCCGAGCATGAACGCGATTCCTGTCGACCCCCTCGACTGA
- a CDS encoding protein phosphatase 2C domain-containing protein, producing the protein MAVDPLVLGRPSSAAEKEPRLAAHGDASEALYRAAGGSTEWCTLRAASVAGVRHRLAGEPSEDSYAWSAGKERLALAVTDGLGSVDGSRQAATAAARTAVEVAVGDADDPVVAGVRAANQACTGGGATTLVLAVVERDGRVEVARVGDSTALLVQSDGATWKDLFRAAADDDETVDVSTAALPADDPQTERTSLNLTPGEVLVLASDGIGDPWRDGPTTVAPAFAALFAARPAPLELARMADFSRQGCHDDRTIVLLWL; encoded by the coding sequence TTGGCTGTCGACCCACTGGTGCTCGGGCGCCCCTCCTCGGCTGCCGAAAAGGAACCCAGACTCGCAGCTCACGGGGACGCTTCTGAAGCCCTGTACCGCGCAGCGGGCGGGTCGACCGAATGGTGCACCCTTCGGGCCGCGAGCGTGGCCGGGGTTAGGCACCGCCTCGCCGGCGAGCCCAGCGAGGACAGCTACGCCTGGTCAGCCGGCAAGGAGAGGCTGGCCTTAGCTGTTACGGACGGCCTGGGTTCCGTCGACGGGTCGCGACAGGCCGCAACTGCTGCCGCCAGAACGGCCGTTGAGGTCGCCGTCGGGGACGCCGACGACCCGGTAGTCGCAGGTGTACGTGCGGCCAACCAAGCCTGCACCGGGGGAGGGGCGACGACTCTCGTGCTCGCGGTCGTGGAACGCGACGGTCGGGTGGAAGTCGCGCGGGTGGGCGACAGCACGGCTCTTCTTGTTCAGTCAGACGGGGCGACATGGAAAGACCTGTTCCGGGCCGCGGCCGACGACGACGAAACCGTCGACGTCAGCACCGCCGCCCTGCCTGCCGACGACCCTCAAACGGAGCGCACGTCCCTGAACTTGACGCCAGGCGAGGTTCTCGTGCTCGCGAGCGACGGCATCGGGGATCCTTGGCGAGATGGCCCGACAACTGTGGCGCCTGCATTCGCAGCGCTGTTTGCCGCCCGCCCGGCACCGTTGGAGCTCGCGCGGATGGCCGACTTCTCGCGGCAGGGCTGCCATGACGACCGGACAATCGTCCTGCTGTGGTTATGA